The following coding sequences are from one Pigmentibacter sp. JX0631 window:
- a CDS encoding efflux RND transporter permease subunit, whose translation MINISDPFIKRPIATTLIMCAVFLVGILAYKLIPVAALPEVDYPTIQVKTLYPGASSIVVTSSITAPLEKQFGQMSGLKLMTSSSGDGLSLINLQFDLAMNLDIAVQEVQAAINTSSNLLPQDIPSPPIYYKVNPADTPIMTLSFTSDTYTLPEIHELIETRYVPKLSEIPGVGLVTINGGQKPAIRIQVNPTAIAGYNLNIDDIRNAILASNVNLAKGNIDGNRVSFTINANDQLLDINSYKNLIVSYRNNSPIYLKDLANIESSSENIRLAAWKNLTPALILNIQKQPTSNVIDVVNRIEKLLPILQVNIPKDIKIEILNDRTQSIRNSVSDAQFELFLAVILVVLIIYVFLNDLKTTLIPSVCVPLSLIGTFSVMYMLNFSLNNLTIMALTIATGFVVDDAIVMIENISRYVELGETKINAALKGSAQIGFTIISLTVSLIAVLIPLLFMGDIIGRLFREFSITLAVSILISAFISLTLTPMLCRFFINDNHIKKDNKLNKFLKSMIDKLIFNYSITLKIILNNQKTVLLISILTFFATIMQYYFIPKNFFPQQDISLIQGITESSESISFTNMLEKQKLIVNEILQDEAVLNVSSYIGVDGNNYSINNGRLLIRLKDNELRKEKINTIIERIQNSVQKIKDISLYMQAVQDINIDNRVSKTQYQFSLSSPSLTEVDKWTKILVSELTHSENLKDINHDLQNNGLQLKIEIDRNSAARFGITTNMIDTALYNAFGQRQISTIYTQSNQYHVILEVNPSLDINANNILNKIFILSNNKISIPLSAFTKVSYDTEPLVINKQEQFPVATISFNLISGHSLEQAVNDIEEAKLKINLPKSIETRFEGATQSFQNSLKNQIYLIIAAIIVVYIILGILYESYIHPITIISTLPSAGMGALFSLQLTKQNFDIISLIGIILLIGIVKKNAIMMIDFALELERKEKKKPIEAIYEACLLRFRPILMTTLAALLSAIPLAFGTGMGSELRRPLGISIIGGLIVSQLLTLYTTPVIYLFFSKLFSEKKKNIIQKESNLSFREDH comes from the coding sequence ATGATCAATATTTCAGATCCATTTATAAAACGACCTATTGCAACTACACTTATTATGTGTGCAGTTTTTTTAGTAGGTATATTAGCTTATAAATTAATTCCAGTTGCTGCTTTACCTGAAGTTGATTATCCTACTATCCAAGTTAAAACTTTATATCCAGGTGCAAGTTCCATTGTTGTTACCTCGTCAATTACAGCACCACTTGAGAAACAATTTGGACAAATGAGTGGACTAAAATTAATGACATCTTCCAGTGGAGATGGATTATCTTTAATTAACCTTCAATTTGATTTGGCAATGAATTTAGATATTGCTGTTCAAGAAGTTCAAGCAGCGATAAACACAAGCTCAAACTTATTGCCACAAGATATCCCAAGTCCACCAATTTACTATAAAGTGAATCCTGCAGATACACCTATTATGACCCTATCATTTACCTCAGACACTTATACTCTACCAGAAATACATGAACTTATTGAAACAAGATACGTACCAAAATTATCAGAAATTCCTGGTGTTGGACTTGTAACAATAAATGGAGGGCAAAAACCAGCAATTCGTATTCAAGTAAATCCTACAGCAATAGCAGGATACAATTTAAATATTGATGATATTAGAAATGCTATATTAGCTTCAAACGTTAATTTAGCAAAAGGAAACATTGATGGTAACAGAGTATCTTTCACCATCAATGCAAATGATCAATTACTCGATATAAATTCTTACAAAAATTTGATAGTGTCATACAGAAATAATTCTCCAATTTATTTAAAAGATTTAGCTAATATAGAAAGTTCGTCAGAAAATATACGTCTGGCAGCATGGAAAAACTTAACACCAGCACTTATCTTAAATATTCAAAAACAACCCACATCCAATGTTATTGATGTGGTAAATAGAATAGAAAAACTTCTGCCAATTTTACAAGTGAATATTCCGAAAGATATTAAAATTGAAATTTTAAATGATCGGACTCAATCTATAAGAAATTCTGTTAGCGACGCTCAATTTGAACTTTTTCTTGCTGTAATTTTAGTTGTTCTAATTATTTACGTTTTTTTAAATGATCTTAAAACAACTCTAATTCCAAGCGTTTGTGTACCATTATCACTAATTGGTACCTTTTCAGTAATGTATATGCTAAATTTTAGCTTAAATAATTTAACTATTATGGCTCTTACTATAGCCACAGGTTTTGTTGTCGATGATGCTATAGTAATGATTGAAAATATTTCACGATATGTTGAATTAGGAGAAACAAAGATAAATGCAGCTTTGAAAGGTTCCGCCCAAATAGGATTTACAATAATATCTCTTACTGTTTCATTAATTGCAGTTTTAATACCTTTGCTATTTATGGGTGATATCATTGGTAGATTATTTCGTGAATTTTCTATTACATTGGCTGTTTCAATACTTATATCAGCGTTTATATCTCTTACATTAACTCCTATGCTTTGCCGTTTCTTTATCAATGATAATCATATTAAAAAAGATAACAAGTTAAATAAATTTCTTAAATCAATGATTGATAAATTGATATTTAATTACTCTATTACTTTAAAAATAATATTAAATAATCAAAAAACTGTATTATTAATATCTATATTAACTTTTTTTGCAACAATAATGCAATACTATTTTATCCCAAAAAACTTTTTCCCTCAACAAGATATTTCATTAATTCAAGGAATAACCGAATCTTCTGAAAGTATCTCATTTACAAATATGCTTGAAAAACAAAAACTTATTGTTAATGAAATTTTACAAGACGAAGCTGTATTAAATGTTTCTTCTTATATTGGAGTTGATGGCAATAATTATTCAATTAATAATGGAAGATTACTTATTCGATTAAAAGACAATGAATTAAGAAAAGAAAAAATAAATACAATAATTGAAAGGATACAAAATAGTGTTCAAAAAATAAAAGATATTTCTTTATATATGCAAGCTGTTCAAGATATTAATATTGACAATCGGGTTAGTAAAACTCAATATCAATTTAGTCTATCATCACCATCTCTTACTGAGGTTGATAAATGGACAAAAATACTTGTAAGTGAATTAACTCATTCTGAAAATTTAAAAGATATCAACCATGATTTACAAAATAATGGTTTACAACTAAAAATAGAAATTGATAGAAATTCTGCTGCACGTTTCGGAATAACAACAAATATGATCGATACAGCTTTATATAATGCATTTGGACAAAGACAAATTTCAACAATATATACTCAATCTAACCAATATCATGTCATTTTAGAAGTTAATCCTTCTTTAGACATTAATGCAAACAATATATTAAATAAAATATTTATTTTATCGAATAATAAGATAAGTATTCCATTATCTGCTTTTACAAAAGTGAGTTATGATACAGAACCACTTGTAATTAATAAACAAGAACAGTTTCCTGTTGCAACTATATCTTTCAATTTAATTTCAGGTCATTCGCTTGAACAAGCTGTTAATGATATTGAAGAAGCAAAATTAAAAATTAATTTACCCAAAAGTATAGAAACAAGATTTGAAGGAGCTACACAAAGTTTTCAAAATTCTTTAAAAAATCAAATTTACTTAATTATAGCCGCTATTATTGTTGTTTATATTATTTTAGGAATATTGTATGAAAGTTATATTCATCCGATTACTATTATTTCCACACTGCCTTCTGCAGGAATGGGAGCTTTGTTCTCCTTACAATTAACTAAACAAAATTTTGATATTATTTCGCTAATAGGTATTATTTTGTTAATAGGGATTGTGAAAAAAAATGCAATAATGATGATTGATTTTGCATTAGAATTAGAAAGAAAAGAAAAGAAGAAACCAATAGAAGCTATTTATGAAGCCTGTTTATTAAGATTTAGACCAATACTAATGACTACTTTAGCTGCATTATTAAGTGCTATTCCATTAGCTTTCGGAACAGGAATGGGATCAGAATTAAGACGACCATTAGGTATTTCTATTATTGGAGGACTTATTGTAAGTCAATTACTAACTCTTTATACAACACCTGTTATATACTTATTTTTCTCTAAATTATTTTCTGAAAAAAAGAAAAATATAATTCAGAAAGAATCTAATTTATCTTTTCGTGAGGATCATTAA
- a CDS encoding efflux RND transporter permease subunit codes for MHSLSSPFINRPIATSLIALLIILVGILAFNLLPVSQLPQIEFPTISVQANLPGASPDVMATSVATPLEHYIGKISGITEMTSSSSLGKTNIVIQFDLNRDINAAANEVQAAIDQALPSLPAEMPNRPTYRKVNPADAPIMILALTSTEHTKGQMYDIATNILQQKISQAKGVGQVIVGGSSLPSVRIEANPFLLNNYGLTIDDIKNTIQNSNQNSPKGQLSNLFHTYYIATNDQLHYSEQYKPLIISINNGSVITLKDVAEVKDSVEDIKNTGLADNKPAVLLIIFKEPGVNVIETVDGIKGLIPQLSAYISADMQLTVMMDRTSTIRASLIDIEKTLLISIALVICVVFLFLKNIYTTIIPSIVVPISILGTFAVMYLLNFSLDNLSIMALTISTGFVVDDAIVVIENITRYLEKGFSPLKASLIGAKEVGFTVLSMSVSLIAVFIPILLMGGIVGRLFREFAVTLSIAILVSLLVSLTITPSMCSKILKPDKERKQEKNVANSYYAASLQWAIKHSKFMLTVLICIVILNIYFYIKIPKGFFPQQDTGRIMGFALTDQNTSFKNMEKKFGEVIEVLKSDENIEHVVGYVGGGSVNSGNIFISLKSQSNRKLTADEVIGVLRKKLIKIPGISVFLLAAQDIMIGGRQGGAQFQYSISAANIKELNKWGDYLIQELSKIPIIADVNSDQKDKGIETYISIEHETAKKIGISPLLIDNALYDSLGQRQISVIYKDLNQYHVVLETDPKFTNSPNFLNVLYLKNNNKQIVPLNAAASFETKKAILSISHQSQFPSITLSFNLIPGTALGEAVNKVSDKVSELNLPSNLSASFQGTAKVFQATLANQPTLILAAILTVYIVLGILYENLIHPITIISTLPSAGLGALLALYFTKTDLSLIAFVGIILLIGIVKKNAIMMIDFAITLQKNQNYPADKAIFEAAILRLRPIMMTSFAALLGAVPLAFDHGVGSEYRKPLGISIIGGLLISQLLTLYTTPIVFLYFEKIASWLRGKKLKGKVYEAKSNY; via the coding sequence ATGCATAGTTTATCCTCACCATTTATTAATCGACCAATAGCAACCTCTTTAATAGCTTTACTTATTATTTTAGTTGGAATTCTTGCTTTTAATTTATTACCAGTTTCACAATTACCTCAGATTGAATTTCCTACAATATCTGTGCAGGCAAATCTCCCGGGAGCAAGCCCAGATGTGATGGCTACTTCTGTCGCAACTCCCTTGGAACACTATATCGGAAAAATTTCTGGAATAACAGAAATGACTTCTAGTAGTTCCTTAGGAAAGACAAATATAGTTATTCAGTTTGATTTAAACCGAGATATTAATGCCGCTGCTAATGAAGTTCAAGCGGCTATAGATCAGGCACTACCATCTTTGCCAGCAGAAATGCCAAATCGTCCTACATACCGAAAAGTAAATCCTGCAGATGCACCTATTATGATTCTCGCATTAACTTCTACTGAGCATACAAAAGGTCAAATGTATGATATTGCTACAAATATTTTGCAACAAAAAATTTCACAGGCCAAAGGAGTTGGACAAGTAATTGTTGGTGGTAGTTCATTACCAAGCGTTAGAATTGAAGCAAACCCTTTTTTGTTGAATAATTATGGATTAACTATTGACGATATTAAAAATACAATTCAAAATTCAAATCAAAATTCACCAAAAGGGCAATTATCAAATTTATTTCACACTTATTACATAGCAACAAATGATCAATTGCATTATTCTGAACAGTATAAGCCACTGATTATTAGTATTAATAACGGAAGTGTCATTACTTTAAAAGATGTTGCTGAAGTTAAAGATTCTGTGGAAGATATTAAAAATACAGGCTTGGCTGATAATAAACCAGCTGTTTTATTGATTATATTTAAAGAACCAGGAGTTAACGTTATAGAAACTGTAGATGGAATTAAAGGATTAATTCCTCAACTTTCAGCTTATATTTCTGCTGACATGCAACTTACCGTTATGATGGATAGAACATCAACTATACGCGCATCACTAATTGATATTGAAAAAACATTACTTATTTCTATTGCTTTAGTGATTTGTGTGGTTTTTTTATTTTTAAAAAATATTTATACGACAATTATTCCAAGTATTGTTGTACCTATTTCAATCTTAGGTACATTTGCAGTAATGTATTTACTAAATTTCAGTTTAGATAATTTGTCTATCATGGCTTTAACAATTTCTACCGGATTTGTTGTAGATGATGCAATAGTTGTTATTGAAAATATAACTCGCTACCTTGAAAAAGGTTTTTCTCCGCTAAAAGCGTCTTTAATTGGAGCCAAAGAAGTTGGATTTACAGTTCTTTCAATGAGTGTTTCGTTAATAGCAGTTTTTATTCCAATTTTACTTATGGGAGGAATTGTTGGAAGATTATTTCGAGAATTTGCAGTTACTCTATCTATTGCTATTCTAGTATCATTACTTGTTTCTTTAACAATTACTCCATCTATGTGTTCTAAAATTTTAAAACCTGACAAAGAAAGAAAACAAGAAAAAAATGTTGCAAATTCTTATTATGCTGCATCATTGCAGTGGGCAATAAAACATAGCAAATTTATGTTAACTGTTCTCATCTGTATAGTTATCTTAAATATTTACTTTTATATTAAAATACCCAAAGGGTTTTTCCCCCAACAAGATACTGGCAGAATAATGGGGTTTGCTCTCACCGATCAAAATACATCTTTTAAAAATATGGAAAAAAAATTTGGAGAAGTAATTGAAGTATTGAAATCAGATGAAAACATTGAACATGTTGTCGGATATGTAGGAGGGGGTTCAGTTAATTCAGGAAATATATTTATTAGTTTAAAATCTCAATCTAACCGGAAATTAACCGCAGATGAGGTTATTGGTGTTTTAAGAAAAAAACTCATAAAAATACCTGGAATCTCTGTTTTTCTTTTGGCAGCACAAGATATTATGATTGGTGGAAGACAGGGCGGTGCACAATTCCAATATTCTATTTCTGCAGCAAATATCAAAGAATTAAATAAATGGGGAGATTACTTAATTCAAGAACTTAGTAAAATTCCAATTATAGCTGATGTAAACAGTGATCAAAAAGATAAAGGAATTGAAACCTATATATCTATTGAACATGAGACAGCAAAAAAAATTGGAATTTCACCATTACTAATAGATAATGCCCTATATGATTCTCTTGGCCAAAGACAAATTTCGGTAATTTATAAGGACTTAAACCAATATCATGTCGTCTTAGAAACAGATCCAAAATTTACAAATTCACCAAATTTTCTTAATGTTTTATATTTAAAAAATAATAATAAGCAAATTGTTCCTTTAAATGCAGCTGCAAGTTTTGAAACAAAGAAAGCAATTCTTTCTATAAGTCATCAAAGTCAATTTCCTTCTATAACTTTATCTTTCAATTTAATCCCTGGAACAGCACTGGGAGAAGCAGTCAATAAAGTGAGTGATAAAGTATCAGAATTAAATTTACCCTCTAATCTATCAGCTTCATTCCAAGGTACTGCTAAAGTGTTTCAAGCAACTCTTGCGAATCAACCAACATTAATTCTAGCAGCAATCCTTACAGTTTATATTGTACTAGGAATTCTATATGAAAATTTAATTCATCCAATTACTATTATTTCTACTTTACCTTCAGCTGGTTTAGGGGCATTACTTGCTTTATATTTCACTAAAACTGATCTTTCATTAATTGCTTTTGTAGGCATCATACTTTTAATTGGTATCGTAAAGAAAAATGCAATCATGATGATAGATTTTGCTATTACCTTGCAAAAAAATCAAAATTATCCAGCTGATAAAGCTATTTTTGAAGCAGCAATTCTTAGATTAAGACCAATTATGATGACTTCCTTTGCTGCATTACTAGGTGCTGTTCCTTTAGCTTTTGATCATGGAGTAGGCTCTGAATATAGAAAACCA